One part of the Mycolicibacterium aromaticivorans JS19b1 = JCM 16368 genome encodes these proteins:
- a CDS encoding glycoside hydrolase family 6 protein → MSFAAGAVARWIAPFMTLAVVAGLVLSTGPVHTGPIRLADDAAPIGGSPFYVDPNSAAMRASKANPDNPELAYIANTPQAYFIDNLVPAAAVSTYLNGAWAAGAMPMLAIYSLPNRDCGSFAAGGFGSGEAYRGWIDRVASQIGGGPVTIILEPDALDMADCLSASARQERFDLIRYGVDTLTRNPAAAVYVDAGHSRWLPADEIANRLNQVGIEKARGFSLNVSNFFTTDEEIGYGEAVSGMTGGKPYVIDTSRNGNGPADGELYWCNPSGRALGVQPTTNTGNGHIDAFLWVKRPGDSDGSCGRGDPGPGHFVNSFAIDLARNAGH, encoded by the coding sequence ATGTCCTTCGCTGCCGGTGCCGTCGCACGGTGGATCGCCCCGTTCATGACCCTCGCCGTCGTCGCCGGGCTGGTACTCAGCACCGGGCCGGTTCACACCGGCCCCATCCGCCTCGCGGATGACGCGGCCCCGATCGGTGGATCGCCGTTCTACGTGGACCCGAACTCGGCTGCCATGCGGGCCTCGAAGGCCAATCCGGACAACCCCGAACTGGCTTACATTGCCAACACCCCCCAGGCCTACTTCATCGACAACCTGGTGCCGGCCGCTGCGGTGAGCACCTACCTCAACGGGGCCTGGGCGGCCGGAGCAATGCCGATGCTGGCCATCTACTCCCTGCCGAACCGCGACTGCGGAAGTTTCGCGGCAGGCGGGTTCGGCTCGGGTGAGGCCTATCGCGGGTGGATCGACCGCGTCGCCTCCCAGATCGGCGGCGGTCCGGTGACGATCATCCTGGAACCGGATGCCCTCGACATGGCCGACTGCCTGTCGGCCAGCGCGCGCCAGGAACGCTTCGACCTGATCCGCTACGGCGTGGACACGCTGACCCGCAATCCAGCCGCCGCCGTATACGTCGACGCCGGGCACTCGCGTTGGCTGCCCGCCGACGAGATCGCCAACCGGCTCAACCAGGTGGGTATCGAGAAGGCCCGTGGCTTCAGCCTCAACGTCTCCAACTTCTTCACCACTGACGAGGAAATCGGTTACGGCGAAGCGGTTTCCGGCATGACCGGCGGAAAGCCCTATGTCATCGATACCTCGCGCAACGGCAACGGACCGGCCGACGGCGAACTGTACTGGTGCAACCCGAGCGGGCGCGCGCTCGGCGTCCAGCCCACCACCAACACCGGGAACGGCCACATCGACGCGTTCCTGTGGGTCAAGCGTCCGGGTGACTCCGACGGGTCCTGCGGCCGGGGCGATCCGGGCCCGGGCCACTTCGTGAACTCGTTCGCGATCGACCTGGCGCGAAACGCCGGCCACTGA
- a CDS encoding alpha/beta hydrolase: MTVRPWTTARWLMQAGPADYLMAMSMASAQLPVVGKHLEPLGALSAMSVWGAKQMPELLGAAAKSWLAPDAGRVRRVQRESTRQVAETGLRGVVLPEDLQIDWPAPDTKPPVARALEHRKHLYRSSVRYGDHPTQVLDVWRRKDLPAEPAPVLVFVPGGAWVHGSRILQGYALMSHLAAQGWVCLSVEYRVAPHHPWPQHIHDIKAAIAWARANVDRFGGDRDFVAVAGCSAGGHLAALAGLTIDDPEFQEHLPEGSDTAVDAVVGIYGRYDWEDRSTPERIRFVDFLERVVVNKKQSKHADLFRKASPIARIHPKAPPFLVVHGSGDSVIPVAQAQSFVERLRSVSHSPVGYVELPGAGHGFDMTDGARTGSVSTAIGLFLNRIHRDRAAMSTKEVI; the protein is encoded by the coding sequence ATGACGGTTAGACCGTGGACGACGGCCCGCTGGCTGATGCAGGCGGGTCCGGCCGACTACCTGATGGCGATGAGCATGGCTTCTGCCCAGCTGCCCGTAGTCGGCAAGCATCTCGAACCGCTGGGCGCGCTGAGCGCCATGAGTGTCTGGGGCGCCAAGCAGATGCCCGAGCTTCTCGGTGCGGCCGCCAAGTCGTGGCTGGCGCCCGACGCAGGCCGCGTTCGCCGGGTCCAGCGGGAGAGCACCCGCCAGGTCGCCGAAACCGGGCTGCGAGGTGTGGTGCTGCCCGAGGACCTGCAGATCGACTGGCCGGCACCCGACACCAAGCCGCCGGTAGCGAGGGCCCTGGAGCACCGCAAGCATCTCTACCGCTCTTCGGTCCGCTACGGCGATCACCCGACCCAGGTTCTCGATGTCTGGCGCCGCAAGGACCTGCCCGCCGAGCCCGCACCGGTTCTGGTGTTCGTTCCCGGCGGTGCCTGGGTGCACGGCAGCCGCATCCTGCAGGGCTACGCGCTGATGTCGCACCTGGCCGCGCAGGGCTGGGTGTGCCTGTCCGTGGAGTACCGCGTCGCACCGCACCATCCGTGGCCGCAGCACATCCACGACATCAAGGCCGCGATCGCGTGGGCCCGCGCCAACGTCGACCGGTTCGGCGGCGACCGCGACTTCGTTGCCGTCGCCGGGTGTTCGGCCGGTGGCCACCTGGCCGCGCTGGCCGGACTCACCATCGACGACCCCGAGTTCCAGGAGCACCTGCCGGAGGGGTCGGACACCGCCGTCGACGCCGTCGTGGGCATCTACGGCCGGTACGACTGGGAAGACCGCTCGACGCCGGAACGCATCCGGTTCGTCGACTTCCTCGAGCGCGTGGTGGTCAACAAGAAGCAGAGCAAGCACGCCGACCTGTTCCGCAAGGCATCGCCGATCGCGCGGATCCATCCCAAGGCCCCGCCGTTCCTGGTGGTGCACGGCTCCGGCGACAGCGTGATACCGGTCGCGCAGGCCCAGAGCTTCGTCGAGCGGCTCCGCAGCGTGTCGCACTCGCCGGTCGGATATGTCGAATTGCCCGGTGCCGGACACGGATTCGACATGACCGACGGTGCCCGCACTGGTTCGGTGTCCACCGCAATCGGCCTGTTCCTCAATCGGATTCACCGCGACCGCGCGGCGATGTCCACCAAAGAGGTCATCTGA
- a CDS encoding WS/DGAT/MGAT family O-acyltransferase has translation MKRLRGWDAVLLYSEAPNVHMHTLKVAIIELQDLGGRTFGVEEFRQVIRGRLYKLDPFRYQLVTIPFKFHHPMWRENCDVDLNYHIRPWRVKEPGGRRELDEAIGEIASTPLDRDRPLWEMYFIEGLANGRIAVVGKIHHALADGVASGNLMARGMDLQSGPDPDQDFSTDPSPRSGELVRSAFADHFRQIAKLPSVIKYTADGMARVRRSNRKLSPELTMPFTPPPSFLNHMLTPERRFATATLALAEIKETSKLLGVTINDMVLATAAGALRTLLLRYDGVADHPLLASVPVSFNFDPDRVSGNYFTGMMVAVPVDVADPLERVRQTHDAAVLAKESHQLIGPELISRWSTYLPPAPAQALFKWLSTKDGQNKVLNLPISNVPGPREHGRVGGALVTEIYSVGPLTTGSGMNITVWSYVDQLNISVLTDSVTVEDPHEVTEAMLAAFSEIRLAAGLSGELAVVETAMAQA, from the coding sequence ATGAAGAGACTGCGTGGCTGGGATGCTGTGCTGCTGTACAGCGAGGCTCCCAATGTGCACATGCACACCCTCAAGGTGGCGATCATCGAACTGCAGGATCTCGGTGGCCGAACCTTCGGCGTCGAAGAGTTCCGTCAGGTGATCCGGGGCAGGCTCTACAAGCTCGACCCCTTCCGCTATCAGCTGGTCACCATCCCGTTCAAGTTCCACCACCCGATGTGGCGGGAGAACTGCGACGTCGACCTGAATTACCACATCCGCCCGTGGCGGGTGAAGGAGCCGGGTGGCAGGCGCGAACTGGATGAGGCGATCGGCGAGATCGCCAGCACCCCGCTGGACCGAGACCGTCCGCTGTGGGAGATGTACTTCATCGAAGGTCTTGCCAACGGCCGCATCGCGGTTGTCGGCAAGATCCACCACGCGCTGGCCGACGGAGTCGCCTCCGGGAACCTGATGGCACGCGGGATGGATCTGCAGAGCGGTCCCGACCCCGACCAGGACTTCTCGACCGATCCCTCACCACGGAGTGGTGAGCTGGTGCGCTCGGCGTTCGCCGATCATTTCCGGCAGATCGCCAAGCTGCCCAGCGTCATCAAGTACACCGCCGACGGGATGGCCCGGGTGCGTCGCAGCAACCGCAAGCTGTCGCCCGAGCTGACCATGCCCTTCACCCCGCCGCCGTCCTTCCTCAACCACATGCTCACCCCCGAACGACGCTTCGCCACAGCAACTTTGGCGCTCGCCGAAATCAAAGAGACCAGCAAGCTCCTCGGCGTCACGATCAACGACATGGTGCTGGCCACCGCCGCAGGCGCGTTGCGCACGCTGCTGCTGCGCTACGACGGGGTGGCCGATCACCCGCTGCTGGCGTCGGTGCCGGTGAGCTTCAACTTCGATCCGGACCGCGTGTCGGGCAACTACTTCACCGGCATGATGGTGGCCGTCCCGGTCGACGTCGCCGATCCGCTGGAGCGGGTGCGGCAGACCCACGATGCGGCGGTGTTGGCCAAGGAGAGCCATCAGCTCATCGGGCCGGAATTGATCAGCCGGTGGTCCACCTACCTACCGCCGGCACCGGCCCAAGCGCTGTTCAAGTGGTTGTCCACCAAGGACGGCCAGAACAAGGTCCTCAATCTGCCGATCTCGAATGTGCCCGGCCCGCGTGAACACGGGCGGGTCGGCGGCGCGCTGGTCACCGAGATCTACTCCGTCGGCCCGCTGACCACCGGCAGCGGAATGAACATCACCGTGTGGAGCTACGTCGACCAGCTCAACATCTCGGTGCTCACGGACAGTGTCACCGTCGAGGACCCGCATGAGGTGACCGAGGCCATGCTCGCGGCATTCTCCGAAATACGGTTGGCGGCAGGGCTTTCCGGTGAGCTGGCGGTCGTGGAGACCGCCATGGCGCAGGCCTAG
- a CDS encoding DUF4436 family protein produces the protein MRNHIRRVRDVGLRRLIIASALLVAVIAASVAGYVTSRNNTDQESFFGDGENSDRVNVTAWITKVDSATQQLSVTIVDVAPTGKLADPEGNFAQDVTLTTAAIGNWKAEIKAGDPAPDIEQKVGVDGAVTDYPFDRYTGRLEVHVYSADGSNVPVALTVVNTDPFFGLNTSAGAAQSGGVLVNLGLHRSMPTIIFAVFIMVLMLGLALGAVVAAFYILNWRRGLIFPACSMMAAILFALIPLRNAVPGNPPIGSIIDFGSFFIAEAVISISLISSIVVGFRHQRKIELAENAPTEVLDGIPSDDTSTLPAERP, from the coding sequence ATGCGTAATCACATCCGACGGGTCCGCGATGTCGGACTACGCCGATTGATCATCGCCTCCGCACTGCTGGTAGCGGTGATCGCGGCGAGTGTTGCGGGGTATGTCACCAGCCGCAACAACACCGACCAGGAGAGTTTCTTCGGCGACGGGGAAAATTCGGATCGGGTCAACGTCACCGCCTGGATCACAAAGGTGGACTCAGCGACACAACAACTTTCGGTGACCATCGTCGATGTGGCGCCCACTGGGAAGCTGGCCGACCCTGAGGGCAACTTCGCCCAGGACGTGACGCTGACGACCGCTGCGATCGGTAATTGGAAGGCCGAGATCAAGGCCGGCGACCCCGCCCCGGACATCGAGCAGAAGGTCGGTGTGGACGGCGCCGTGACCGACTATCCGTTCGACCGGTACACCGGCCGGCTGGAAGTCCACGTCTACAGCGCCGACGGAAGCAACGTTCCGGTAGCCCTCACCGTGGTCAACACCGATCCGTTCTTCGGCCTGAACACCTCGGCTGGCGCCGCGCAGAGCGGCGGTGTGCTGGTGAATCTCGGCCTGCACCGCAGCATGCCCACGATCATCTTCGCGGTCTTCATCATGGTGCTGATGCTCGGCCTGGCGCTCGGCGCGGTGGTGGCAGCCTTCTACATCCTGAATTGGCGGCGCGGCCTGATCTTCCCGGCCTGCTCGATGATGGCCGCCATCCTTTTCGCGTTGATCCCGCTGCGCAATGCGGTGCCCGGCAACCCGCCGATCGGGTCGATCATCGACTTCGGGTCGTTCTTCATCGCCGAAGCGGTGATCTCGATCTCGCTGATCTCCAGCATCGTCGTGGGCTTCCGCCACCAACGAAAGATCGAGCTCGCCGAGAACGCACCCACCGAGGTGCTGGACGGCATCCCGTCCGACGACACCTCGACGCTGCCTGCGGAACGCCCCTAG
- a CDS encoding alpha/beta hydrolase, producing MNSSLTRLTAELRRPRPLVRAIAEAANAANGFRPLGRQGYKTLVVFSFGWPTSEVPMLYLGGSVLDAARRGLRGDFRGRRGVAALALTAASWLFLLAIQRRNVTTPRPVLRDALVQGLGKDFADVLDTLPSTPSPSGRPTAWRTTWSRRRFVDKTSTISYGPHGRANLADVWRRRDLPPDGKAPVLLEVPGGAWAIGWRRPQAYPLMSHLADRGWICVAMNYRVSPAHTWPDHIVDVKRALAWIKENIADYGGDPDFVAITGGSAGGHLAALAALTPNDPEYQPGFTDADTAVVAAVPVYGRYDWYTTHGNGRREFVGYLERLVVKRQFSRFREIYTAASPIRRLRADAPPFFVLHGEHDSVIPVDEARDFVGEFRKVSEAPVLYAELPGAQHAFDIFSSPRAHQSAEAVGQFLSWVYAKRMTKGEHA from the coding sequence ATGAACTCATCTCTCACACGGCTGACGGCTGAGCTTCGGCGCCCGCGCCCCTTGGTACGCGCGATCGCCGAAGCGGCCAATGCCGCCAACGGATTTCGCCCACTGGGGCGCCAGGGCTACAAGACGCTGGTGGTCTTCTCGTTCGGCTGGCCCACCTCAGAAGTGCCGATGCTCTACCTGGGCGGCTCCGTCCTCGACGCGGCGCGGCGCGGCCTGCGCGGCGACTTCCGCGGCCGGCGGGGTGTCGCGGCCCTTGCGCTGACGGCCGCGTCATGGCTGTTCTTGCTGGCGATTCAGCGCCGCAACGTGACCACACCCCGGCCGGTTTTGCGCGACGCGCTGGTGCAGGGGCTCGGCAAGGACTTCGCCGACGTTCTGGACACCTTGCCGAGTACACCGTCCCCGTCGGGCCGGCCCACCGCGTGGCGGACGACGTGGTCGCGGCGACGGTTCGTCGACAAGACGAGCACGATCAGCTACGGGCCACACGGCCGCGCCAATCTGGCCGACGTGTGGCGCCGCCGTGATCTGCCCCCTGACGGCAAGGCCCCGGTGCTGCTCGAGGTGCCCGGTGGAGCGTGGGCGATCGGCTGGCGCCGTCCTCAGGCCTACCCGTTGATGAGCCACCTCGCCGACCGGGGCTGGATCTGCGTGGCGATGAACTATCGGGTCAGCCCGGCACACACCTGGCCGGACCACATCGTCGACGTCAAGCGTGCGCTGGCCTGGATAAAAGAGAACATCGCCGACTACGGCGGCGACCCCGATTTCGTTGCCATCACCGGTGGTTCGGCCGGCGGTCACCTGGCGGCGCTGGCGGCCCTGACACCCAACGACCCGGAGTATCAGCCGGGATTCACCGACGCCGACACCGCCGTGGTGGCCGCGGTCCCGGTGTACGGCCGCTACGACTGGTACACCACGCACGGCAACGGCCGCCGCGAGTTTGTTGGCTACCTCGAGCGCCTCGTCGTCAAGCGGCAGTTCAGCAGGTTCCGTGAGATCTACACCGCTGCATCACCGATCCGCCGGCTACGCGCGGACGCACCGCCGTTCTTCGTCTTGCACGGCGAGCACGATTCGGTGATCCCGGTCGACGAGGCGCGGGATTTCGTCGGCGAATTCCGCAAGGTCTCGGAAGCGCCGGTGCTCTATGCCGAATTGCCCGGGGCGCAACACGCTTTCGACATTTTCTCCTCGCCGCGGGCACATCAGTCCGCCGAAGCGGTCGGGCAGTTCTTGTCTTGGGTATACGCGAAGAGGATGACCAAGGGGGAGCATGCGTAA
- a CDS encoding 1-acyl-sn-glycerol-3-phosphate acyltransferase, whose protein sequence is MGVLRPFLKLYHRSEVRGLESFPPGGALVVSNHSGGLFAMDVPVFALGFYDHFGYDRPVYTLSHDLVLTGPTAGFFKRNGFIRANHENADEALRSGGVVVVFPGGDYDVYRPTLSQNKIDFDGRTGYVKAAINAGVPIVPTVAIGGQESQIFLTRGTGVAKALRLDKLLRAKILPISFGFPFGLSAVVPLNVPLPTKIVVRVLEPIDITAQFGEDPDIHAVDAYVRGVMQRALDELASERRLPVIG, encoded by the coding sequence ATGGGCGTGCTGCGCCCGTTCCTCAAGCTCTACCACCGCAGTGAGGTCCGCGGACTGGAGTCATTCCCGCCCGGCGGTGCCCTGGTGGTGTCCAACCATTCCGGCGGCCTGTTCGCGATGGACGTGCCGGTGTTTGCCCTGGGGTTCTACGACCACTTCGGCTACGACCGGCCGGTCTACACGCTGAGCCACGATCTGGTCCTGACCGGTCCGACAGCCGGCTTCTTCAAGCGCAACGGTTTCATCCGGGCCAACCATGAAAACGCCGACGAGGCACTGCGCTCCGGTGGCGTGGTGGTGGTGTTCCCCGGCGGCGACTATGACGTCTACCGGCCGACGCTGTCCCAGAACAAGATCGACTTCGACGGGCGCACCGGCTATGTGAAAGCCGCCATCAACGCCGGGGTTCCGATCGTGCCCACGGTCGCGATCGGCGGCCAGGAGAGCCAGATCTTCCTCACCCGCGGCACCGGCGTGGCCAAGGCGCTGCGGCTGGACAAGCTGTTGCGCGCGAAGATCCTGCCGATCTCGTTCGGTTTCCCGTTCGGGTTGAGCGCCGTCGTTCCGCTGAACGTGCCGCTGCCCACCAAGATCGTCGTCCGGGTGCTCGAGCCCATCGACATCACCGCACAGTTCGGCGAGGACCCCGACATCCATGCCGTCGACGCCTACGTGCGCGGCGTCATGCAACGGGCCCTGGACGAACTGGCCTCCGAACGTCGACTCCCGGTGATCGGCTGA
- a CDS encoding crotonase/enoyl-CoA hydratase family protein, whose product MTENAVTEEPAVLTERRGRILIITINRPKAKNAVNAAVSNGLAAAMDELDDDAGLSVGIVTGAGGSFCAGMDLKAFARGENVVAEGRGLGFTERPPLKPLIAAVEGYALAGGTELALATDLIVAANDSAFGIPEVKRGLVAGGGGLLRLPQRIPYQIAMELALTGENLSAVRAHELGLVNALAEPGHALDAAIDLAERITVNGPLAVAATKRIITESRGWSPEEQWKKQAKIMMPVFGSKDAQEGAIAFAEKRAPNWTGS is encoded by the coding sequence GTGACTGAAAACGCCGTTACCGAAGAGCCCGCCGTCCTCACCGAGCGCCGCGGCCGAATTCTGATCATCACCATCAACCGGCCCAAGGCCAAGAACGCCGTGAATGCCGCGGTCAGCAATGGTCTGGCCGCCGCGATGGACGAGCTCGACGACGACGCCGGACTGTCCGTCGGCATCGTGACCGGGGCCGGCGGTTCGTTCTGCGCAGGCATGGACCTCAAGGCGTTCGCCCGCGGGGAGAACGTGGTGGCCGAGGGTCGTGGCCTGGGCTTCACCGAGCGCCCGCCGCTCAAGCCGCTGATCGCCGCGGTCGAGGGGTATGCGTTGGCCGGTGGGACGGAGCTGGCGCTCGCCACCGACCTGATCGTGGCGGCCAACGACTCGGCGTTCGGCATCCCCGAGGTCAAGCGTGGCCTGGTGGCCGGCGGCGGCGGACTGCTGCGCCTGCCGCAGCGCATCCCGTATCAGATCGCGATGGAGCTGGCGCTGACCGGTGAGAACCTGTCCGCGGTGCGTGCCCACGAACTGGGTCTGGTCAACGCGCTGGCCGAGCCGGGCCACGCACTCGATGCGGCGATCGATCTGGCCGAGCGCATCACCGTCAACGGCCCGCTCGCGGTGGCCGCCACCAAGCGGATCATCACCGAGTCGCGCGGCTGGTCACCTGAGGAGCAGTGGAAGAAGCAGGCGAAGATCATGATGCCGGTGTTCGGGTCGAAGGACGCTCAGGAAGGCGCGATCGCGTTCGCCGAGAAGCGCGCGCCGAACTGGACGGGCAGCTGA